In Propionimicrobium sp. PCR01-08-3, one DNA window encodes the following:
- a CDS encoding substrate-binding domain-containing protein has protein sequence MRHLRTAAVVMASVTALSLTIAGCGRGESSGQGGSATLIVSTLNNPWFVSVVDGAKAQAQTDGITLDVQNANDSDKTALDLMQTAVTKQPDAIMINPVSDDSGTSMTQAGNQADIPVLAFDRKPADGTLASYIGFSNVESGQIAGKQLADAIGGEGEVVELMGTPGLAVSAERSQGFGEAMAEYSGIEIVSQQSGDFDRGKSLNVMTNILQAHPDVAGIFAANDEMALGAIAALDAIGRAGEVPVIGIDGTADAFKAIEAGTMYGTQAEPPFILGQSVVEIAAKVINGEEVDAETQLHGEFVNSETLSGFCTKLSEIGDVTTCEGLA, from the coding sequence ATGCGACACCTACGAACCGCAGCGGTCGTTATGGCATCTGTGACTGCGCTGAGTTTGACGATCGCCGGATGCGGACGAGGAGAGTCTTCAGGCCAAGGCGGGAGCGCGACGCTCATCGTGTCCACCCTGAACAACCCATGGTTCGTATCCGTGGTCGATGGAGCGAAGGCACAAGCACAGACCGACGGCATTACCCTTGACGTCCAAAATGCCAATGACTCGGACAAGACCGCACTGGATTTGATGCAGACCGCCGTCACGAAGCAGCCCGACGCCATCATGATTAATCCGGTCTCCGACGACTCGGGAACCTCTATGACGCAGGCGGGCAACCAAGCAGACATTCCCGTGCTGGCATTTGATCGCAAGCCTGCTGACGGCACACTCGCCAGTTACATCGGCTTCTCCAACGTGGAGTCCGGTCAAATCGCCGGGAAACAGCTTGCCGACGCGATCGGTGGCGAAGGTGAGGTCGTCGAGCTCATGGGGACGCCCGGCCTTGCGGTGAGTGCTGAGCGAAGCCAGGGTTTCGGCGAGGCGATGGCCGAATACTCGGGCATTGAGATCGTAAGCCAGCAATCCGGCGATTTCGATCGCGGTAAATCGCTCAACGTCATGACGAACATCTTGCAGGCGCATCCGGACGTCGCGGGAATCTTCGCAGCCAATGACGAGATGGCGCTGGGTGCGATCGCAGCCCTCGACGCCATCGGCAGGGCGGGAGAAGTGCCGGTGATCGGTATCGACGGCACTGCTGACGCATTCAAAGCGATCGAGGCAGGGACGATGTACGGCACCCAGGCCGAACCGCCGTTCATTCTCGGCCAGTCCGTTGTAGAGATCGCCGCAAAGGTGATCAATGGCGAGGAGGTCGACGCTGAGACACAGCTACACGGAGAGTTCGTCAACTCTGAGACCCTTAGCGGCTTCTGCACCAAGCTCTCAGAAATCGGAGACGTCACTACTTGCGAGGGCCTAGCGTAG
- a CDS encoding PfkB family carbohydrate kinase — protein MTQIWVLGLYTLDHLYYVHSLPRAEESIMAKRYLVADGGKGANQAVCAGLLGSEVHLVTHLGTDAAGDRAAEMLVQHGLHLDRVLHNGQPTANSSIVIDDQGNQTITTFAGGALLIRPDEVGRMLASASTQAILSLQGELTMDVFRAAREAWHGSVVVNPSPVETFLEDSGELSGVDWLIVNQLEAQALTAASAPTARLVAAAVGAQAAIVTGANAVLVSQNGQPDRHYPVPQVAPVDTTGAGDAFAGAFLSALADARCIDECIDTAMKVAAFSVQREGCIQSYPSPDDLI, from the coding sequence ATGACTCAGATCTGGGTGTTGGGTCTCTACACCCTCGACCATCTGTACTACGTGCATTCGCTGCCTCGCGCTGAGGAGAGCATCATGGCGAAGCGCTACTTGGTTGCTGATGGCGGTAAAGGGGCCAATCAAGCGGTTTGTGCCGGGCTGCTGGGGTCAGAGGTTCACTTGGTCACTCATCTGGGGACGGACGCGGCCGGAGATAGGGCTGCTGAGATGTTGGTTCAGCATGGCCTTCATCTCGACCGCGTCCTGCACAACGGCCAGCCCACGGCGAACAGCTCGATTGTGATCGACGATCAGGGGAACCAAACGATCACAACATTCGCCGGGGGAGCCTTGCTCATCAGACCTGATGAGGTGGGGCGGATGCTGGCGTCTGCATCTACCCAAGCCATACTCAGCCTGCAGGGTGAACTGACGATGGATGTCTTTCGCGCGGCCCGAGAGGCATGGCATGGATCGGTCGTGGTGAACCCCAGTCCGGTTGAGACGTTCCTAGAGGATTCTGGCGAGCTGTCGGGAGTCGATTGGCTGATCGTGAATCAGCTCGAAGCGCAGGCGCTGACCGCCGCGAGTGCGCCGACGGCTCGACTGGTTGCCGCGGCAGTGGGCGCTCAAGCAGCGATTGTTACAGGCGCGAATGCCGTACTGGTTAGCCAGAATGGGCAACCGGACAGACATTATCCGGTGCCTCAGGTTGCGCCTGTTGATACCACGGGAGCCGGCGACGCCTTCGCCGGAGCGTTTTTGAGCGCGTTGGCGGATGCTCGCTGTATCGACGAATGTATCGATACGGCGATGAAGGTGGCAGCATTCAGCGTTCAGCGAGAAGGGTGCATCCAGTCGTATCCATCGCCGGACGATCTGATCTAG
- a CDS encoding ABC transporter permease has product MKYAKRILGDMKAVWMLLGVSVLLFIATPLFLTGPNLLNVLLAASITALLAIGQTYVIILGEIDLSVGSVLSLAGVTTALVMRTYGPIAGLGAGLAVGALCGLITGIFVTKFKMPSFIVTLAMLSMAAGLTLYITQGNPVSVKSASFLSIGQGSFLAIPTPVWIMLVTYVIFGILLARSRYGRYLYSTGDNIEAARLAGINVDSVKIRAFVICGMTAAIAAFILEARLGSAQPTAGKGMELAAIAAVIIGGTSLSGGRGVLVGTAIGALLLGVIDNGLNLLGVSPFLQDVVKGAVILLAVFLDRNSAAARNVLTSFKLGRQTTSSSTPPQSENLVAKT; this is encoded by the coding sequence ATGAAATACGCCAAACGAATTCTCGGGGACATGAAGGCAGTCTGGATGCTGCTCGGCGTGTCCGTTCTCTTGTTCATAGCCACACCGCTTTTTCTCACCGGGCCCAACCTGCTCAACGTTCTGCTCGCCGCATCCATCACCGCTCTGTTGGCGATCGGCCAGACTTACGTCATCATCCTCGGCGAGATTGATCTGTCGGTGGGTTCGGTCTTGAGTCTTGCCGGAGTCACCACGGCACTCGTCATGAGGACATATGGCCCAATTGCCGGCCTCGGCGCAGGACTTGCTGTCGGCGCACTGTGTGGACTCATCACCGGCATCTTCGTGACGAAGTTCAAGATGCCGTCGTTCATAGTCACGCTCGCGATGCTGAGCATGGCCGCTGGACTCACCTTGTACATAACCCAGGGAAATCCAGTTTCCGTCAAGTCCGCGAGTTTTCTCAGCATCGGTCAAGGGTCCTTCCTTGCGATACCCACGCCCGTGTGGATCATGCTGGTCACTTACGTGATCTTCGGCATTCTGCTGGCACGTAGCCGGTATGGCCGCTACCTGTATTCGACCGGCGACAACATTGAGGCCGCCCGCTTGGCCGGGATCAACGTTGATTCGGTAAAGATCCGAGCATTCGTTATCTGTGGTATGACCGCCGCCATTGCAGCATTCATCCTCGAGGCGAGGTTAGGGTCGGCGCAACCCACGGCCGGCAAAGGCATGGAACTGGCCGCGATTGCGGCAGTCATCATCGGTGGGACCAGCCTCAGCGGAGGCCGTGGCGTGCTCGTCGGAACGGCCATCGGCGCGCTGCTGCTCGGTGTCATCGACAACGGTCTCAATCTCTTGGGTGTCTCGCCCTTCCTCCAAGATGTTGTGAAAGGCGCCGTAATCCTCTTGGCGGTTTTCCTTGACCGCAACTCCGCAGCTGCCAGAAATGTGCTGACCTCGTTCAAGCTGGGCCGGCAAACCACATCGAGTAGTACTCCACCGCAGTCGGAAAACCTGGTTGCGAAAACCTAG
- a CDS encoding sugar ABC transporter ATP-binding protein translates to MRLGQDALLAVTDVTKSFGPVDVLQGVTFQTGRGEVLAIVGENGAGKSTLIKIISGAYKDFGGSINLDGHPVSFNAPSQAIQAGIQVIYQEFANNLFPQMSVAENLFMLDSQKEFGSAWVDKAAMNRAAQEILSTLGISLEPSATVGKLPPASQQMLAIAKASREGAKLLILDEPTAALDDQEVQQLFAQVRRLRDQGVGVIYITHRLNELFALCDRVLVLRNGEVELESRVDSISEAEVVSAMVGRPLDDLYPRREKAPTDLVLRVKNLSGATFTDISFELHRGEVLGIGGPLGCGKGDLLRSLFGLLPRRRGDVWLSGEPFPSSSPRDSISRGLSYLAPDRGYEGLCLQQPVSHNISLASLRRFSQAGFVKRGDERMEIARLINAMRIRAAGPEAEVGTLSGGNQQKVMFGKWILTAPTVLLMEEPTRGVDVGSKADIYRIINDMAASGVAVVLVSSDLPELVEMSDRVFVMREGATVAELQGDGLTQEAVLSHSLRSTEQ, encoded by the coding sequence ATGAGGTTAGGGCAGGACGCATTGCTTGCAGTCACGGATGTCACGAAATCATTCGGTCCGGTGGATGTCCTCCAGGGCGTCACGTTTCAGACCGGCCGAGGCGAGGTCCTGGCCATTGTTGGCGAGAATGGCGCGGGTAAATCAACGCTAATAAAGATCATCTCCGGCGCTTACAAGGACTTTGGCGGAAGCATCAACCTGGACGGACACCCGGTGTCGTTCAACGCTCCGAGCCAAGCAATTCAAGCCGGTATCCAGGTGATCTACCAGGAATTCGCGAATAATCTCTTTCCACAAATGTCAGTTGCCGAGAATCTCTTCATGCTCGACTCGCAAAAAGAGTTTGGGTCGGCCTGGGTTGACAAGGCTGCCATGAACCGAGCAGCCCAAGAGATTCTGTCTACTCTCGGAATCTCATTGGAGCCCTCCGCGACCGTTGGCAAGTTGCCGCCGGCATCCCAGCAGATGCTTGCGATAGCGAAAGCGTCACGCGAAGGAGCGAAACTACTCATTTTGGATGAGCCGACCGCAGCGCTCGATGACCAGGAGGTACAACAACTATTCGCCCAGGTCCGGCGGCTGCGAGACCAGGGTGTCGGCGTGATCTACATCACTCATCGTCTCAATGAACTTTTCGCGCTTTGCGACAGAGTGCTCGTTCTTCGTAATGGCGAAGTCGAACTCGAGAGCCGCGTCGACTCGATTTCGGAAGCCGAAGTTGTGTCCGCCATGGTAGGGCGTCCGCTGGACGATCTGTATCCGCGCAGAGAGAAGGCTCCAACGGATCTGGTCCTTCGTGTCAAGAATCTCTCCGGAGCGACATTCACCGATATCTCATTCGAGCTTCACAGGGGCGAAGTTCTCGGAATCGGCGGGCCGTTGGGATGCGGCAAGGGCGACCTGTTGCGCTCACTTTTCGGCCTGCTGCCGCGGCGAAGGGGCGACGTATGGCTATCCGGAGAACCGTTTCCTTCCAGTTCACCCCGCGATTCCATCAGCAGAGGCTTGTCGTACCTCGCGCCCGACAGAGGCTACGAGGGTCTATGCCTTCAGCAGCCGGTAAGCCATAACATCTCTCTGGCCTCGCTACGCAGGTTCTCGCAAGCAGGCTTCGTCAAACGTGGCGACGAGCGCATGGAGATCGCGCGCCTGATCAACGCCATGCGAATCCGGGCGGCAGGGCCGGAGGCAGAGGTGGGCACGCTTTCCGGCGGGAATCAGCAGAAGGTGATGTTCGGCAAGTGGATTCTCACTGCGCCAACAGTGCTGCTGATGGAGGAACCGACCAGAGGCGTCGACGTCGGATCCAAGGCCGACATCTATCGGATCATCAACGACATGGCCGCATCCGGCGTCGCTGTGGTGCTGGTCAGCTCGGACTTACCAGAACTGGTCGAGATGTCCGATCGAGTTTTTGTCATGCGCGAAGGCGCGACGGTCGCCGAACTTCAGGGAGACGGCCTGACTCAAGAGGCCGTCTTGTCACATTCGTTGAGGAGCACAGAGCAATGA
- a CDS encoding exonuclease SbcCD subunit D — translation MRILHTSDWHIGRTFHGWSTLDALRTVLDALISEVRTQNVDVVVVAGDIYDSSTPSAEAVELFDEALLGLRNAGAQVIVSSGNHDSAARLGARAPFAAAAGVFVRTKTEEIATPVTISDGDGPVQFYAVPYLDPPRMRNTWDDAEQMRSQSDALHYAMDLILGDLAERGGRSVVLAHTFVQGAEDEVFDNQRDILGGLDKVPVRAFEGIDYVALGHIHGRMTLERNVRYAGAPLHYSFGEASKPRGGWLVDLESDGLADVQWLDLPVPRPLDEIRGELDDLLHNDAYESFRYHWISAVLADDVQPIGAMRKLQRRFPYCAMLRHEPAAAQQSAGQSYAEIVRGKSDLELIDAFLSKVRNGRSADPLEADLLRNTISEYEPVELHA, via the coding sequence GTGAGAATCCTGCACACTTCTGACTGGCACATCGGCCGCACCTTCCACGGCTGGTCGACTCTCGATGCCCTGCGCACAGTTCTTGACGCCCTCATTTCCGAGGTGCGTACCCAGAACGTCGATGTGGTTGTGGTCGCCGGGGATATCTATGACTCCTCCACGCCGTCGGCCGAGGCCGTCGAGTTGTTTGACGAGGCGCTGCTGGGATTGAGAAATGCCGGTGCGCAGGTCATAGTCTCGAGCGGCAATCATGATTCCGCCGCCCGGCTCGGGGCGAGAGCGCCGTTCGCCGCGGCTGCGGGAGTTTTCGTCCGCACGAAGACTGAAGAGATCGCAACTCCGGTGACGATCAGTGATGGCGACGGACCCGTGCAGTTCTATGCCGTCCCGTATCTCGACCCGCCCAGAATGCGCAATACCTGGGACGATGCCGAGCAGATGCGCTCCCAGTCGGACGCGCTGCACTACGCGATGGATCTGATCCTGGGCGATCTTGCCGAACGTGGTGGACGATCGGTCGTGCTCGCGCACACCTTCGTCCAAGGCGCGGAAGACGAGGTTTTCGACAACCAGCGCGACATTCTCGGTGGGCTGGACAAGGTACCCGTCCGGGCATTCGAGGGCATTGACTATGTCGCGCTGGGTCACATTCATGGGCGCATGACTCTCGAGAGGAACGTCAGGTACGCGGGTGCACCCTTGCACTACTCGTTCGGCGAGGCATCCAAACCACGCGGCGGCTGGCTCGTCGACCTGGAGTCCGACGGTCTTGCCGACGTGCAATGGCTCGACTTGCCGGTGCCGCGTCCTCTCGACGAAATCCGCGGCGAACTGGACGACCTACTCCACAACGACGCATATGAGAGCTTCCGGTACCACTGGATCAGCGCGGTGCTGGCCGACGACGTCCAGCCCATCGGCGCCATGCGCAAGCTCCAGCGGCGCTTCCCCTACTGCGCGATGCTTCGGCACGAGCCGGCGGCCGCGCAGCAATCAGCCGGGCAGAGCTATGCCGAAATCGTGCGCGGCAAGTCCGACCTGGAATTGATCGATGCCTTTCTCAGCAAGGTCCGCAACGGACGCTCCGCCGACCCGCTGGAAGCTGACCTGCTTCGCAACACCATCTCTGAATATGAGCCGGTCGAGCTGCACGCATGA